One Niabella beijingensis DNA window includes the following coding sequences:
- a CDS encoding antirestriction protein ArdA, translating to MKINSSGNGNETKQHLPTIPNKSKKSIQSLSNTKEMTHQINISEASVYVGTYGKYNDGSIFGKWLKLSDYANKKEFYTACHELHNDEEDPEFMFQDYENIPEGLISECGMSDNIFEVIEAFENMEESQKEPFLIWCNNGHRSLSSEDIDDLISVFESDYIGEYDSEEDFAMELVEEREDLSDFAKQYFDYEAYAKDLFCGDYWSEDGYVFYNS from the coding sequence ATGAAGATTAACAGCAGTGGAAATGGTAATGAAACGAAACAGCACCTCCCCACCATACCGAATAAATCAAAAAAATCAATTCAATCACTTTCAAATACTAAAGAAATGACACATCAAATCAATATATCAGAAGCAAGCGTATATGTAGGAACATACGGAAAATACAATGACGGTTCAATATTCGGAAAGTGGCTGAAGCTGTCCGACTATGCCAACAAGAAAGAATTTTACACCGCTTGTCATGAACTCCACAATGACGAGGAAGACCCCGAATTTATGTTTCAGGATTACGAAAACATCCCGGAGGGTTTAATAAGTGAATGCGGAATGAGCGATAACATTTTTGAGGTTATCGAGGCTTTCGAGAATATGGAGGAAAGCCAAAAAGAACCTTTTCTAATATGGTGCAATAACGGGCATCGTAGCCTATCATCCGAAGATATAGACGACCTAATCAGCGTCTTTGAAAGCGACTATATCGGCGAATACGATAGCGAAGAAGATTTTGCAATGGAACTTGTTGAAGAAAGGGAGGATTTAAGCGACTTCGCTAAACAGTATTTCGATTACGAGGCATACGCCAAAGACTTGTTTTGCGGGGATTATTGGAGTGAGGACGGCTATGTATTCTACAATTCATAA